Proteins found in one Saccharomyces cerevisiae S288C chromosome III, complete sequence genomic segment:
- the MATALPHA2 gene encoding homeodomain mating type protein alpha2 (Homeobox-domain protein; with Mcm1p, represses a-specific genes in haploids; acts with A1p to repress transcription of haploid-specific genes in diploids; one of two genes encoded by the MATalpha mating type cassette), producing the protein MNKIPIKDLLNPQITDEFKSSILDINKKLFSICCNLPKLPESVTTEEEVELRDILGFLSRANKNRKISDEEKKLLQTTSQLTTTITVLLKEMRSIENDRSNYQLTQKNKSADGLVFNVVTQDMINKSTKPYRGHRFTKENVRILESWFAKNIENPYLDTKGLENLMKNTSLSRIQIKNWVSNRRRKEKTITIAPELADLLSGEPLAKKKE; encoded by the coding sequence atgaataaaataCCCATTAAAGACCTTTTAAATCCACAAATCACAGATGAGTTTAAATCCAGCATACTAGacataaataaaaagctCTTTTCTATTTGCTGTAATTTACCTAAGTTACCAGAGAGTGTAAcaacagaagaagaagttgaatTAAGGGATATATTAGGATTCTTATCTAGGGCCAACAAAAACCGTAAGATTAGTGATGAGGAGAAGAAGTTGTTGCAAACAACATCTCAACTCACTACTACCATTACTGTATTACTCAAAGAAATGCGCAGCATAGAAAACGATAGAAGTAATTATCAACTTACacagaaaaataaatcgGCGGATGGGTTGGTATTTAATGTGGTAACTCAAGATATGATAAACAAAAGTACTAAACCTTACAGAGGACACCGGtttacaaaagaaaatgtcCGAATACTAGAAAGTTGGTTTGCAAAGAACATCGAGAACCCATATCTAGATACCAAGGGCCTAGAGAATCTAATGAAGAATACCAGTTTATCTCGCattcaaatcaaaaactGGGTTTCGaatagaagaagaaaagaaaaaacaataac
- the MATALPHA1 gene encoding transcriptional co-activator mating type protein alpha (Transcriptional co-activator that regulates mating-type-specific genes; targets the transcription factor Mcm1p to the promoters of alpha-specific genes; one of two genes encoded by the MATalpha mating type cassette): protein MFTSKPAFKIKNKASKSYRNTAVSKKLKEKRLAEHVRPSCFNIIRPLKKDIQIPVPSSRFLNKIQIHRIASGSQNTQFRQFNKTSIKSSKKYLNSFMAFRAYYSQFGSGVKQNVLSSLLAEEWHADKMQHGIWDYFAQQYNFINPGFGFVEWLTNNYAEVRGDGYWEDVFVHLAL from the coding sequence ATGTTTACTTCGAAGCCtgctttcaaaattaagAACAAAGCATCCAAATCATACAGAAACACAGCGGTTTCAAAAAAGCTGAAAGAAAAACGTCTAGCTGAGCATGTGAGGCCAAGCTGCTTCAATATTATTCGACCACTCAAGAAAGATATCCAGATTCCTGTTCCTTCCTCTCgatttttaaataaaatcCAAATTCACAGGATAGCGTCTGGAAGTCAAAATACTCAGTTTCGACAGTTCAATAAGACATCTAtaaaatcttcaaagaaatatttaaacTCATTTATGGCTTTTAGAGCATATTACTCACAGTTTGGCTCCGGTGTAAAACAAAATGTCTTGTCTTCTCTGCTCGCTGAAGAATGGCACGCGGACAAAATGCAGCACGGAATATGGGACTACTTCGCGCAACAGTATAATTTTATAAACCCTGGTTTTGGTTTTGTAGAGTGGTTGACGAATAATTATGCTGAAGTACGTGGTGACGGATATTGGGAAGATGTGTTTGTACATTTGGCCTTATAG
- a CDS encoding uncharacterized protein (hypothetical protein; overexpression suppresses the high-frequency loss of mini-chromosomes, probably by increasing the rate of proper chromosome segregation; translated gene product of YCR041W, but not its transcript, is responsible for suppression; suppression ability of YCR041W is completely dependent on silencing protein Sir4p) → MLKYVVTDIGKMCLYIWPYRVWSWRRLFIFRVLNVVSIAILFETPHRLALVPNVCLYTHMAIPLSTCLFCLCLCICIKYDITQTQANNQFLASFFVLILTINDLDVTFVI, encoded by the coding sequence ATGCTGAAGTACGTGGTGACGGATATTGGGAAGATGTGTTTGTACATTTGGCCTTATAGAGTGTGGTCGTGGCGGAGGTTGTTTATCTTTCGAGTACTGAATGTTGTCAGTATAGCTATCCTATTTGAAACTCCCCATCGTCTTGCTCTTGTTCCCAATGTTTGTTTATACACTCATATGGCTATACCCTTATCTACTTGCctcttttgtttatgtCTATGTATTTGtataaaatatgatattACTCAGACTCAAGCAAACAATCAATTCTTAGCATCATTCTTTGTTCTTATCTTAACCATAAACGATCTTGATGTGACTTTTGTAATTTGA
- the TAF2 gene encoding transcription initiation factor TFIID subunit TAF2 (TFIID subunit (150 kDa); involved in RNA polymerase II transcription initiation), whose translation MMSFSKNATPRAIVSESSTLHEMKFRNFRVAHEKISLDIDLATHCITGSATIIIIPLIQNLEYVTFDCKEMTIKDVLVENRRCDQFIHDDPLQTNLNGLTSQNVLYSDNSIEQSHFLRSKFASLNEYPETDSKSQLTIKIPSSIKISLEDANALSNYTPITPSIKTTPGFQESVFTPITLQIEYEIRNPKSGIKFDTVYADKPWLWNVYTSNGEICSSASYWVPCVDLLDEKSTWELEFSVPRLVKNIGTSKLIGQNGEESEKEKEDTPEHDEEEEGKPARVIKDEDKDSNLKNDEEGKNSKSKDAQDNDEEEEEGESDEEEEEGEEERRNIEESNNPSLRDVIVCCSEYSNIKELPHPIDLTKKKCIFQIINPVAPHHIGWAIGAFNSWSLPLISPPSVDAEDEVEEDKLRENVVDNVNDTMDDDIGSDIIPIQIFTLPTQETDELTVINSTVVCQKIIDFYSKEFGSYPFTCYSMVFLPTAPSKHMDFAALGICNTRLLYPLEVIDKAFSTTNELAWALANQWSCVNITPLDMNDYWCCLGIAGYMVFQVTKKLMGNNTYKYQLKRNSEAIVEQDFEKPPIGSTFTGSSRPISWSSKDLSFIQLKAPMILHILDRRMTKTERSFGMSRVLPKIFLQAMSGDLPNNSLTSSHFQHVCERVNKSKLENFFNEWVYGSGVPILRVTQRFNRKRMVIELGIRQVQDEELGHEKVVGEEGFFKSALDHLEHPDLNRTECFTGSMTIRIHEHDGTPYEHIVEIKDTFTKIDIQYNTKYRRLRKRGGGANDENGVENNNEEKPIVVDVNCLGNVYMSPEECSRFSLTEFNRTSESNELLKQNEAFEWIRIDSDLEWICQMHINQPDYMFSSQLRQDGDIEAQLEAIRYYEDVVVNGGVKSLVYSSILFRTAIDERYFFGIRLAACEALSKYVYDPDFTGGVKHLIQIFQILFCLEDSNIPKSNNFENPKLYFLQCNIPKYLAKVKNENGKCPKLVKQFLLDILVYNENGENKYSDDAYVRSLIENVVKVALNEYKDKAYMEKVKTQLLRYENLVNWLSSYESLIKTTIMYAKYKLHKVGAYDFTELTGMIMHTLTLGINNGDISRESFQNEFLMVLKIMLLEGGLKNKDALVLFTEILCFHEDSYIRDKSVDVLSECVNLVVMDGSLDTISDDIKSSVQSVHNEVKNIKSEDDIELFLSGHYVDDMKIKIEKIGRQNISGLIQICRDMFKGYSPLKILLWDVLNLPVLSLYQRKQIHDLVRVMYTLINSFVVRLETPRERRLVAKMNSNEEGKLDIVIKRESILKVHIKKEVTSTVEAPKKANKIKISLKGDKPVRKVEKQIVKPKVTSKQRKVKSHVNRMGSLPLRFVKIQQQPRVMVHLSSVPYSQFVQITKVTSRSFMVKIRTKNDAKN comes from the coding sequence ATGATGtccttttccaaaaacGCCACTCCTAGAGCCATTGTTAGTGAATCTAGCACTTTGCATGAGATGAAGTTTAGAAATTTTAGAGTTGCCCATGAAAAAATCTCGTTGGATATAGATCTAGCTACTCACTGCATTACCGGTAGCGCTACTATAATAATCATTCCGTTGATCCAAAACCTAGAATATGTAACTTTTGATTGCAAGGAAATGACTATTAAAGATGTTCTGGTCGAAAATCGTCGATGTGATCAATTTATTCATGACGACCCACTTCAAACAAATTTGAATGGATTGACTTCACAAAATGTATTATACAGCGACAATTCCATTGAACAGTCACATTTTTTGAGATCTAAGTTTGCTAGCTTGAATGAATACCCAGAAACGGACTCTAAATCCCAGTTAACTATAAAAATACCATCTTCCATCAAAATATCTTTGGAGGACGCCAATGCATTAAGTAATTACACTCCGATTACTCCTTCAATTAAGACTACCCCTGGGTTTCAAGAATCTGTTTTCACTCCAATTACATTACAAATTGAATATGAAATCAGAAACCCAAAGTCGGGTATTAAATTCGATACTGTGTATGCTGACAAGCCCTGGTTATGGAACGTTTACACTTCAAATGGTGAGATTTGCAGTTCTGCATCATATTGGGTCCCATGTGTCGATTTGCttgatgaaaaatctaCATGGGAGTTAGAATTCAGCGTACCGAGATTGGTTAAAAATATAGGTACTTCGAAATTAATCGGACAAAATGGAGAAGAGAGtgaaaaagagaaggaGGATACGCCTGAGCacgatgaagaggaagagggGAAGCCGGCAAGAGTTATCAAAGACGAAGATAAGGATTCtaacttgaaaaatgacGAAGAAGGCAAAAATAGTAAAAGCAAAGATGCACAagataatgatgaagaagaagaggaaggcGAAAGTgacgaagaggaagaggaaggGGAAGAGGAAAGGCGGAATATTGAGGAAAGCAACAATCCGAGTTTGAGGGATGTGATTGTGTGTTGTTCagaatattcaaatattAAAGAACTTCCGCACCCGATTGATTtgacgaaaaaaaaatgcataTTTCAGATAATTAATCCTGTGGCTCCACATCACATTGGTTGGGCTATAGGCGCCTTTAATTCATGGTCTTTACCTTTGATATCACCTCCAAGTGTTGATGCCGAGGACGAAGTAGAGGAAGACAAGTTGAGAGAGAATGTTGTGGACAATGTTAACGATACTATGGATGACGACATTGGTTCGGATATTATACccattcaaattttcacACTTCCGACGCAGGAAACAGATGAGTTAACAGTTATAAATTCGACAGTTGTCtgccaaaaaattataGATTTCTACTCGAAAGAATTTGGGTCTTATCCTTTCACTTGTTACTCTATGGTGTTTTTACCTACCGCACCTTCTAAGCATATGGATTTTGCAGCATTAGGCATTTGTAATACCAGATTATTGTACCCTCTAGAAGTTATTGATAAAGCATTCAGTACTACGAATGAGTTAGCATGGGCACTTGCTAACCAATGGTCTTGTGTGAATATAACTCCTTTAGATATGAACGACTACTGGTGCTGTCTTGGTATTGCTGGTTATATGGTGTTTCAGGTaaccaaaaaattaatgGGTAATAACACGTATAAATATCAATTAAAGCGTAATAGTGAGGCGATTGTGGAACAAGACTTCGAGAAACCGCCTATTGGGAGCACTTTTACCGGCAGTTCTAGGCCAATATCTTGGTCTTCTAAAGATTTGTCCTTTATACAATTGAAGGCACCGATGATACTACACATACTTGACAGAAGGATGACTAAAACAGAACGATCTTTCGGTATGTCTCGAGTATTACCTAAAATTTTCCTTCAAGCTATGTCTGGTGATTTACCGAATAATTCGTTGACTTCATCGCATTTTCAACATGTTTGCGAAAGAGTTAATAAAAGTAAATtagagaattttttcaacgAATGGGTATATGGGTCTGGGGTACCCATATTACGTGTCACCCAAAGATTTAATAGGAAGAGGATGGTTATAGAACTGGGTATAAGGCAAGTTCAAGATGAAGAACTTGGCCACGAAAAAGTGGTAGGGGAGGAaggatttttcaaaagtgCACTAGACCACTTAGAACATCCAGATTTGAACCGAACCGAATGCTTCACGGGCTCGATGACTATAAGGATCCATGAACACGATGGTACTCCGTATGAGCATATTGTGGAAATCAAAGATACATTCACAAAAATAGATATTCAGTACAATACAAAGTACAGAAGATTAAGGAAAAGAGGTGGTGGtgcaaatgatgaaaatggtgttgaaaacaataatgagGAGAAGCCTATTGTTGTGGATGTGAATTGTCTAGGAAATGTATACATGTCGCCCGAAGAGTGTTCCCGATTCAGTTTGACGGAATTTAATCGTACGTCTGAGAGTAATGAATTGCTTAAGCAAAACGAAGCATTTGAGTGGATACGCATAGACTCTGATCTGGAATGGATTTGCCAAATGCACATTAATCAGCCGGATTACATGTTTTCTTCTCAGTTGAGACAAGATGGGGACATAGAGGCCCAACTAGAAGCCATACGATATTATGAGGACGTCGTTGTTAATGGTGGTGTGAAATCACTTGTTTATTCAAGTATTTTGTTTAGAACGGCGATCGACGAGCGTTACTTTTTTGGCATAAGACTCGCGGCGTGCGAAGCGCTTAGTAAATACGTATATGATCCGGATTTTACTGGCGGTGTTAAGCATTTAATTCAGATTTTTCAGATTTTGTTTTGCCTAGAAGACTCTAATATTCCAAAGAGTAATAACTTTGAGAATCCTAAGTTGTATTTCTTACAGTGTAATATTCCCAAATATTTGGCtaaagtgaaaaatgaaaatggtaaatgTCCAAAATTGGTGAAGCAATTTTTACTGGATATTCTTGTTTATAATGAGAATGgtgaaaataaatacaGTGATGATGCGTACGTCCGCAGCTTGATTGAAAATGTTGTTAAAGTTGCTTTAAATGAGTATAAAGATAAAGCATATATGGAAAAAGTTAAGACTCAGTTATTGAGGTACGAAAATTTGGTGAATTGGCTTTCATCATACGAGTCTTTGATTAAGACTACTATCATGTATGCTAAGTACAAATTGCATAAAGTGGGTGCTTATGACTTTACGGAATTGACAGGAATGATAATGCATACATTAACATTAGGTATAAATAACGGAGATATTTCCAGGGAAAGCTTTCAGAATGAGTTTTTAATGGTTTTGAAAATCATGCTTTTAGAAGGTGGTTTAAAAAACAAGGATGCCCTTGTTTTGTTTACTGAAATACTTTGCTTCCATGAGGATTCTTATATTAGGGATAAAAGTGTTGATGTGCTTTCTGAATGTGTAAATCTAGTTGTTATGGATGGTAGTTTGGATACCATAAGTGACGATATTAAGTCCTCCGTCCAATCTGTGCACAATGAagttaaaaatataaaaagtgAGGATGATATTGAGTTGTTTTTAAGTGGTCATTACGTCGATgatatgaaaataaaaatagaaaagatTGGCCGTCAAAATATTAGTGGGTTAATACAAATATGCCGAGATATGTTTAAAGGGTATAGCCCTTTGAAGATATTACTCTGGGATGTTTTGAATTTACCTGTTCTTAGCTTGTACCAGAGGAAGCAAATACATGATCTTGTTAGGGTGATGTACACCCTAATCAACAGTTTTGTAGTTAGATTGGAAACACCAAGGGAGAGAAGACTTGTGGCGAAGATGAATAGTAATGAAGAAGGTAAACTTGATATTGTTATAAAGCGTGAAAGTATCCTAAAAGTACATATTAAAAAGGAAGTAACCTCTACTGTGGAGGCACCCAAGAAGGCGAATAAGATAAAGATAAGTTTGAAAGGTGATAAACCTGTTAGAAAAGTGGAAAAACAAATTGTGAAGCCGAAGGTAACTAGCAAACAAAGGAAAGTCAAAAGTCATGTGAACCGCATGGGCAGTTTACCTTTACGGTTTGTTAAGATCCAACAACAACCTAGAGTAATGGTGCATTTGTCATCCGTCCCGTATAGCCAATTCGTTCAAATTACAAAAGTCACATCAAGATCGTTTATGGTTAAGATAAGAACAAAGAATGATGCTAAGAATTGA
- a CDS encoding uncharacterized protein (hypothetical protein; green fluorescent protein (GFP)-fusion protein localizes to the Golgi apparatus; YCR043C is not an essential gene) has translation MIPAPLDASLLREHAFQGTNDLSTVLSPSTFTDEGGYKPVLKYGLGYFNYGLVIDDEVYDYSVCDIIRGHVYDHFWCYFCCFMILFTIWLISLNWCPSSKKSKFDWSKKKDDFKMEGGDLEYQHVKI, from the coding sequence ATGATCCCAGCTCCACTTGATGCTTCCTTATTGAGAGAACATGCATTCCAAGGAACTAATGATCTAAGCACAGTTTTGAGTCCAAGTACGTTTACCGATGAAGGTGGATATAAACCTGTATTGAAATACGGACTCGGTTATTTCAATTATGGACTGGTTATAGACGATGAAGTGTATGATTATTCAGTGTGTGATATCATAAGGGGTCACGTTTACGATCATTTTTGGTGTTATTTCTGTTGTTTCATGATTTTGTTTACTATCTGGTTAATAAGTTTAAATTGGTGTCCCAGCAGCAAGAAAAGCAAGTTTGATTGGAGCAAGAAGAAGGACGACTTTAAGATGGAAGGAGGTGATTTAGAGTACCAACATGTAAAGATCTAA
- the PER1 gene encoding Per1p (Protein of the endoplasmic reticulum; required for GPI-phospholipase A2 activity that remodels the GPI anchor as a prerequisite for association of GPI-anchored proteins with lipid rafts; functionally complemented by human ortholog PERLD1) → MRLAVVVTLLVHCFLVTCSPGDNLDEFIDCTYACEYNRRCPNSQINYIDPETNMFHDIEFFDTPPLYSKLLFWDCISDCDYQCQHIITRWRIDEEEEIYQFHGKWPFLRVLGTQEFFSTIFSIGNFIPHYKGFVKFSRIIREEGDRRRKNSRSILIWNYLYVTVAGMLAWTASSVFHCRDLIITEKLDYFFAGLTVLTGFHAIFARMTSMFLYPKIAQAFTASVAAIFALHILRLYVDWSYTYNMRFNIFFGVLQYILLIMLSCQNYHALQKQKLMGEFKKTAYSSFKRQIFKLCVIPILLVIVTTMAMSLELFDFFSYEWQIDAHALWHLCTIWPSWVLYDFFLEDYAYWGNRQLY, encoded by the coding sequence ATGAGGTTAGCTGTGGTTGTGACCCTACTTGTTCACTGTTTCCTAGTGACATGCTCTCCAGGAGATAATTTAGATGAGTTTATAGACTGTACGTATGCGTGCGAGTATAACAGAAGATGTCCGAATTCCCAAATAAACTACATTGACCCTGAAACCAACATGTTTCATGATATTGAGTTTTTCGATACCCCGCCTTTGTACTCTAAGTTATTGTTCTGGGATTGTATCTCAGATTGTGATTACCAATGTCAGCACATCATTACGCGCTGGAGAATTgacgaagaggaagaaatataccaattcCATGGGAAATGGCCATTTTTGAGAGTATTGGGGACTCAGGAATTCTTCTCGACGATATTCAGTATAGGTAACTTTATTCCACATTATAAGGGATTTGTAAAGTTTTCTAGAATCATACGCGAAGAGGGAGATAGGAGGAGAAAAAACAGCAGAAGTATACTGATTTGGAACTACCTTTACGTTACTGTGGCGGGAATGTTGGCTTGGACAGCAAGCTCGGTCTTTCACTGTCGTGATTTGATCATAACGGAGAAGCTAGATTACTTTTTCGCAGGTTTAACTGTCCTAACAGGGTTTCATGCAATATTTGCAAGAATGACTTCCATGTTCCTGTACCCCAAGATAGCACAAGCGTTCACTGCGTCAGTTGCGGCAATCTTTGCCCTGCACATCTTGAGACTCTATGTTGACTGGTCGTACACATACAACATGAGAttcaacatttttttcgGTGTTTTACagtatattttattgataATGTTATCATGCCAAAACTACCATGCTCTGCAAAAGCAAAAGCTAATGGGCGAATTCAAGAAAACCGCGTACTCCAGCTTCAAGCGGCAAATCTTCAAACTGTGTGTCATTCCAATTCTTCTTGTGATTGTAACCACAATGGCCATGTCATTGGAACTGTTTGACTTTTTTAGTTACGAATGGCAGATTGATGCCCATGCGCTATGGCATCTGTGCACAATATGGCCCTCGTGGGTATTGTACGACTTTTTCCTCGAGGATTATGCCTATTGGGGTAATAGACAATTGTACTAA
- the RRT12 gene encoding Rrt12p (Probable subtilisin-family protease; role in formation of the dityrosine layer of spore walls; localizes to the spore wall and also the nuclear envelope and ER region in mature spores): MKPQCILISLLVNLAYAEEYLVRFKNPTAFQQFTSNSNRSWRQFIDNKIEKKFSIGSFRGVTMNLSKNLVNKLKKSPLVADIVPNFRFEAFEGDSVNSAESSYTFNATAKYSYEDVEEEQNITYQPDAPRHLARISRHYQLPFDVGDKDRYKSWFNYYYEHDYQGQDVNAYIMDTGIFADHPEFEDRVIQGIDLTKEGFGDQNGHGTHVAGLVGSKTYGAAKRVNLVEVKVLGKDGSGEASNVLSGLEFIVEHCTKVSRPQGKKCVANLSLGSFRSPIINMAVEGAIEEGIVFVAAAGNFNLDAYWASPASAENVITVGAFDDHIDTIAKFSNWGPCVNIFAPGVEIESLSHLNYNDTLILSGTSMSTPIVTGVAAILLSKGIEPEMIAQEIEYLSTRNVFHRRTLFFKPSTPNQILYNGVDKLDDPYDDETFPRLNIEAIAKELEEYNATLQTPMSENLQSGSKLWGWNNDVTLPLGEIRLKRRDFMKNL; the protein is encoded by the coding sequence ATGAAGCCACAGTGCATACTCATCTCTTTGCTGGTCAACCTCGCATACGCAGAGGAGTATTTGGTGAGGTTCAAAAATCCCACAGCATTCCAACAATTCACTTCGAATTCCAACAGGTCATGGAGACAGTTCATCGACAACAAAATTGAGAAGAAATTCTCCATCGGATCCTTCCGCGGCGTGACCATGAACCTGTCCAAGAACTTAGTGAACAAGCTGAAGAAAAGCCCACTGGTGGCTGATATTGTGCCCAACTTCAGGTTCGAAGCTTTTGAAGGCGACAGTGTAAATAGCGCCGAGTCGAGTTATACGTTTAACGCTACCGCCAAATACTCGTACGAAGACGTCGAGGAAGAGCAAAATATAACGTATCAACCAGACGCACCCCGTCACTTGGCCCGGATTTCCCGCCACTACCAACTCCCATTCGACGTTGGGGACAAGGACCGCTACAAAAGCTGGTTCAATTACTACTATGAACACGACTATCAAGGTCAAGACGTCAACGCCTATATCATGGATACGGGTATCTTCGCGGACCATCCGGAATTCGAAGACAGAGTCATCCAGGGGATTGACTTGACCAAAGAAGGGTTTGGCGACCAGAATGGCCACGGAACGCACGTGGCGGGACTCGTAGGTTCCAAAACGTATGGAGCGGCAAAGAGGGTCAATCTTGTGGAGGTCAAAGTCTTGGGCAAAGACGGGTCTGGCGAGGCCAGTAACGTTCTTAGTGGTCTGGAGTTCATCGTGGAACATTGCACAAAGGTCAGTCGCCCACAGGGTAAAAAATGCGTGGCCAATCTAAGTCTAGGGAGTTTCAGGAGCCCCATAATCAACATGGCAGTGGAGGGGGCCATTGAAGAAGGTATTGTATTTGTTGCCGCGGCGGGGAACTTCAATTTAGACGCCTACTGGGCCTCACCTGCGTCTGCAGAAAACGTTATCACCGTAGGGGCCTTTGATGACCACATTGACACGATTGCCAAGTTCAGCAATTGGGGGCCCTGTGTAAACATCTTTGCCCCAGGCGTGGAAATTGAGTCGCTATCTCATCTGAACTACAACGACACTTTAATTTTGTCAGGTACATCTATGTCGACGCCCATTGTCACCGGAGTTGCAGCGATCCTACTCTCGAAGGGAATTGAGCCTGAAATGATAGCACAGGAGATTGAGTATTTGTCCACGCGTAATGTTTTCCATAGAAGAACGTTGTTTTTCAAGCCTTCTACGCCAAACCAGATTCTTTACAACGGCGTCGATAAACTGGACGATCCATATGACGACGAAACGTTCCCTCGATTGAACATAGAGGCAATTGCTAAGGAACTGGAGGAGTACAATGCCACTTTACAAACTCCTATGTCTGAGAATCTTCAATCTGGTTCAAAACTGTGGGGTTGGAATAACGATGTCACACTACCTCTTGGTGAGATTCGATTGAAGAGGCGTGattttatgaaaaatttgtag
- the IMG1 gene encoding mitochondrial 54S ribosomal protein bL19m IMG1 (Mitochondrial ribosomal protein of the large subunit; required for respiration and for maintenance of the mitochondrial genome) has protein sequence MWSRNVRLLGSWTRSYMVPATKRKTIPVYPPVQRIASSQIMKQVALSEIESLDPGAVKRKLISKKNKDRLKAGDVVRIVYDSSKCSYDTFVGYILSIDRKQLVQDASLLLRNQIAKTAVEIRVPLFSPLIERIDLLTPHVSSRQRNKHYYIRGTRLDVGDLEAGLRRKK, from the coding sequence ATGTGGAGCAGGAACGTCAGATTGCTTGGATCATGGACAAGGTCCTACATGGTCCCCGCCACCAAGAGAAAAACCATCCCCGTGTACCCACCTGTGCAGCGCATAGCTTCGTCGCAGATTATGAAGCAGGTGGCCCTCTCAGAAATAGAGTCTCTGGATCCCGGGGCCGTTAAGAGGAAGCTCATCagtaaaaagaacaagGACCGCTTGAAGGCAGGCGACGTGGTCCGGATTGTGTACGACTCGTCCAAGTGCTCGTACGACACCTTTGTTGGCTACATCCTTTCCATAGACCGCAAACAACTGGTGCAAGACGCCTCGTTGCTGTTGCGGAACCAGATAGCCAAGACGGCCGTCGAGATTAGAGTGCCATTGTTTTCGCCGCTGATCGAGAGAATCGACTTGCTAACCCCCCACGTCTCGAGCAGACAAAGAAACAAACACTACTACATCAGAGGTACAAGGTTGGATGTCGGCGACCTCGAGGCAGGTctaagaagaaagaaatag